In one Brassica oleracea var. oleracea cultivar TO1000 chromosome C9, BOL, whole genome shotgun sequence genomic region, the following are encoded:
- the LOC106317665 gene encoding myosin-17-like has product MPTQEAPVDKVTSVLVKDTEKIFSLTSEVEALQLGVTQENQELLVTCISQNLGFAGGNPVAASLIYKCLLHWRSFELEETNIFDRIIQTIASDIEVRADSFLLHYNNQVLAYWLSNSAMLLKLLQHTFTSAAIPASRGCMGGGVVSSLDRQMQVEAKYPATLFKQQLIGFLEKMYVMIRDNLKIEVFSLLRLSKQVAQENNVPQQDLIGHWESIVERLSSYLNLMKANNTPPFLVSKLITQIFFFINLQLLNSILLSDDCCYFVNGEYVETGLAKLKNWCIEATDENAGSAWDELSHIRQAAGFLQAIIQKQEMTLDKITRELCPVLSIRQLYRISAMYFDDIYDMSSVSSDVISSMMIRLIDDLTDGVRSDFLLEDDLSIPFTVEDLSKSTEQGDVNDIDTLALIHENPSFSFLLTCGEGSSS; this is encoded by the exons ATGCCTACACAG GAAGCTCCAGTAGATAAGGTGACTTCGGTATTAGTTAAGGATACTGAAAAAATCTTTTCATTGACTTCAGAGGTGGAGGCTCTACAG CTTGGTGTCACTCAGGAAAATCAGGAACTACTAGTCACATGCATCTCACAAAACCTTGGCTTTGCTGGAGGCAACCCTGTTGCTGCATCTCTCATTTACAAATGTCTCCTTCACTGGAGATCATTTGAACTCGAAGAAACCAACATCTTTGACCGTATCATTCAAACAATAGCTTCTGACATTGAAGTAAGAGCTGATTCTTTCTTGCTTCACT ATAACAACCAAGTTTTGGCGTATTGGTTATCTAATTCAGCCATGTTACTTAAGCTACTGCAGCACACATTCACAAGTGCTGCAATACCAGCGTCCAGA GGATGCATGGGAGGCGGTGTTGTCTCTTCTTTGGATAGACAAATGCAAGTTGAAGCAAAGTACCCAGCAACTCTTTTCAAGCAGCAGCTTATTGGATTCCTAGAGAAGATGTATGTTATGATCAGAGATAATCTGAAGATTGAGGTCTTTTCTCTTCTCCGGTTATCTAAACAGGTT GCGCAAGAAAACAATGTTCCTCAACAAGATTTGATTGGTCACTGGGAAAGTATTGTGGAAAGGCTAAGCAGTTACTTGAATCTAATGAAAGCAAACAAT ACTCCACCATTCCTGGTCAGCAAATTAATCACACAAATATTCTTCTTCATCAATCTTCAGCTCCTAAACAG TATTCTCCTAAGCGATGACTGTTGCTATTTTGTCAACGGGGAGTACGTTGAAACAGGTTTGGCTAAACTAAAAAATTGGTGTATAGAGGCTACTGATGAA AATGCTGGTTCAGCTTGGGATGAGTTGAGTCATATCAGACAGGCAGCTGGATTCTTGCAG GCCATTATTCAAAAGCAGGAAATGACCTTAGACAAAATAACAAGAGAACTCTGTCCG GTGCTAAGTATACGGCAGCTATACAGAATCAGTGCTATGTACTTTGATGACATTTATGACATGAGCAGCGTTTCTTCAGAT GTTATTTCAAGCATGATGATTAGATTGATAGATGACTTGACCGATGGTGTACGGAGTGACTTTCTTTTGGAGGACGACTTGAG CATTCCATTCACCGTAGAGGATTTATCAAAATCAACGGAACAAGGGGATGTAAACGACATTGATACTCTTGCATTGATCCATGAAAACCCAAGTTTCAGCTTCTTGCTCACTTGTGGAGAAGGCAGTTCATCATAA
- the LOC106316482 gene encoding SNF2 domain-containing protein CLASSY 2, translating to MKRRRFYDLKHPFDQFPFEIFSCGTWNPVEYIRIQHGKMTVPLLENGYILEDIRPFQRLRLRSRKATLNDCTCFLRPGIDVCVLYPLHEDDLEPVWIDARIVSIERKPHESECTCEIYVKIYIDQGCIGMEGQRINRDSVIIGLNQISILQKFYKEQSSDQFYRWKFSEDCTTLMKTRLSLGNFLPDLSWLLVTSVMKNIVFHVRTVQTMMVYQIVTDEASSSSLSSMNITVEDGVSLSKVVMFNPADIVDLEVNQETELYSEEDEVVELRRSKRRVMRPDRYTGCDYQLDTNDGWVRMMPYRFEKLAVVSMEDEYYEEEEESGHEDDDDHTQNDLFKIKRSKSLQLKPKRRQGQIVMVEKKRRRGLGVKQRKPLQVIAKRRQGQIVMIDKKRGRELGRKEKFGLTVIPFTPVFDPIPLEQFGLNADSLVGGGVFSRNQYFDEIENYRSKSAKYSKKTIEMEEMMESDLCWKGPNHVVKSVQTRVTRSSSSRSAAQKNKCSDEPKVYKKVTLSAGAYNKLIDVYMSNIDSTIASKSEPASVVDQWEELKKTNFASKPHGWEMGGTSSEDGGEGETSENNMLWREMELCLASSYILDDNEVRVDNEAFEKAKSGCEHEYMLDEEIGMCCRLCGHVGSEIKHVSAPFAKHKKWTIETKQIEEDDIKTKLSHKESTSKDFTMSNESSEMLTVQESDNVWALIPHLKRKLHMHQRRAFEFLWRNLAGSVEPPLMDPTSDNIGGCVISHAPGAGKTFLMIAFLTSYLKLFPGKRPLVLAPKTTLYTWYKEFIKWEIPVPVHLIHGRRTYCVFKKNSVVNFKRVPKPSQDVMHVLDCLEKIQKWHAHPSVLVMGYTSFLTLMREDSKFAHRKYMAKVLRESPGLLILDEGHNPRSTKSRLRKGLMKVGTDLRILLSGTLFQNNFCEYFNTLCLARPKFVHEVLMELDQKFKANQGVNKAPHLLENRARKFFLDNIAKKIDAGVGDERLQGLNMLRNMTTSFIDNYEGSGGGDALPGLQIYTLLMNSTDIQHKILTKLGNVMASYHGFLLELELLVTLAAIHPWLVKTSACCAKFLNAQELLEIEKLKHDAKKGSKVMFVLNLVFRVVKREKILIFCHNIAPIRLFIELFESIFRWQRGREILTLTGDQELFERGRVIDKFEEPGNPSRVLLASITACAEGISLTAASRVIMLDSEWNPSKTKQAIARAFRPGQQKVVYVYQLLSRGTLEEDKYKRTTWKEWVSSMIFSEEFVEDPSLWQAEKIEDDVLREIVGEDRVKSFHMIMKNEKASTG from the exons ATGAAGAGAAGACGTTTCTATGATTTGAAGCATCCATTTGATCAATTCC CTTTCGAGATCTTCTCCTGTGGTACATGGAACCCTGTGGAATACATAAGGATCCAACATGGAAAGATGACAGTACCTCTATTAGAGAACGGTTATATACTGGAAGATATACGTCCCTTCCAAAGGCTTCGTCTCAGATCAAGAAAGGCCACCTTGAACGACTGCACATGTTTCCTCCGACCTGGTATCGATGTTTGTGTTCTCTATCCTCTCCATGAAGATGACTTGGAACCG GTTTGGATCGACGCGAGGATTGTTTCTATAGAGAGGAAGCCACATGAATCTGAATGCACATGCGAGATCTATGTCAAAATTTACATAGACCAAGGCTGCATTGGAATGGAAGGACAAAGAATCAACAGAGACTCCGTGATCATCGGTCTAAACCAAATCTCCATCCTCCAAAAGTTTTACAAGGAACAAAGCAGTGATCAGTTCTACAGGTGGAAGTTCTCTGAGGACTGTACCACACTGATGAAAACAAGGCTCTCGTTAGGAAACTTCTTGCCGGATCTTTCTTGGTTGCTTGTCACTTCGGTAATGAAAAACATTGTGTTTCATGTCAGAACAGTGCAAACAATGATGGTTTATCAGATTGTAACGGATGAAGCCTCTAGCAGCTCTTTGAGCTCTATGAATATAACGGTGGAAGACGGTGTCTCTTTATCCAAAGTGGTTATGTTTAATCCTGCGGATATAGTAGATCTTGAAGTGAACCAAGAAACAGAACTCTACTCGGAAGAAGATGAGGTTGTGGAACTGCGTCGGTCCAAGAGAAGAGTTATGAGACCGGATAGGTATACCGGATGTGATTATCAGCTAGATACAAATGATGGTTGGGTGCGGATGATGCCATACCGGTTTGAAAAGTTGGCTGTTGTTAGTATGGAAGATGAGTACTACGAAGAAGAAGAAGAGAGTGGCCATGAGGATGATGATGATCATACTCAAAATGATTTGTTCAAGATAAAAAGATCCAAGTCACTTCAATTGAAACCAAAACGTAGACAAGGTCAGATTGTTATGGTAGAGAAGAAGAGAAGACGTGGACTTGGTGTAAAACAAAGGAAGCCTCTACAAGTGATAGCAAAACGTAGACAAGGTCAGATTGTTATGATAGATAAGAAGAGAGGACGTGAACTTGGTCGGAAAGAGAAGTTTGGGCTGACTGTGATTCCTTTCACTCCAGTGTTTGATCCTATACCGTTGGAACAGTTTGGTCTTAATGCTGATAGCTTGGTCGGAGGTGGTGTTTTTTCAAGAAACCAGTACTTTGATGAGATTGAGAACTACCGAAGCAAGTCTGCTAAGTACAGTAAGAAAACAATTGAAATGGAAGAGATGATGGAGTCTGATCTATGCTGGAAAGGTCCTAACCACGTGGTGAAGTCGGTTCAAACACGAGTAACCAGATCATCTTCATCGCGGTCAGCTGCTCAAAAGAATAAGTGTTCTGATGAACCAAAGGTGTATAAGAAAGTAACACTAAGCGCAGGTGCTTATAACAAGCTGATAGATGTATACATGAGCAACATCGATTCAACAATTGCATCCAAGAGCGAGCCGGCCAGTGTTGTCGACCAGTGGGAGGAGTTAAAGAAGACGAACTTCGCTTCTAAACCGCATGGATGGGAGATGGGAGGAACCTCTAGTGAGGATGGTGGTGAAGGAGAGACTTCAGAGAATAATATGTTATGGAGAGAAATGGAACTCTGCCTGGCTTCTTCTTACATTCTTGACGACAATGAG GTAAGAGTGGACAATGAGGCTTTTGAAAAAGCGAAAAGTGGTTGTGAACATGAGTATATGCTGGATGAAGAGATTGGGATGTGTTGTAGGTTATGTGGTCATGTAGGAAGTGAGATCAAACATGTTTCTGCACCTTTT GCTAAACATAAGAAGTGGACTATAGAGACTAAGCAGATAGAAGAAGATGACATAAAGACTAAACTGAGCCACAAAGAATCCACAAGCAAAGACTTCACTATGTCAAATGAGTCTTCTGAGATGCTTACAGTTCAAGAAAGTGACAACGTTTGGGCACTAATACCTCACCTTAAGAGGAAACTCCATATGCATCAGCGGCGAGCTTTCGAGTTTCTCTGGAGAAACCTAGCAGGATCTGTGGAGCCTCCTCTCATGGATCCCACTTCTGACAACATAGGAGGCTGTGTGATCTCTCATGCTCCAGGAGCTGGTAAAACTTTCCTAATGATTGCTTTCCTCACAAGCTACTTGAAGCTGTTTCCCGGGAAGCGACCCTTGGTTCTTGCTCCAAAGACAACTCTCTACACTTGGTACAAGGAGTTCATCAAATGGGAGATCCCAGTTCCTGTTCATTTGATCCATGGACGAAGAACCTACTGTGTATTCAAGAAGAACAGTGTAGTTAACTTCAAGCGAGTTCCTAAACCTAGCCAAGATGTTATGCATGTTCTTGACTGCTTAGAGAAGATACAGAAATGGCACGCACACCCTAGCGTTCTTGTAATGGGTTACACCTCGTTCCTGACTTTGATGAGGGAGGACTCCAAGTTTGCTCACAGGAAGTACATGGCCAAGGTGCTAAGAGAGAGTCCTGGCCTTCTTATTCTCGACGAAGGACATAACCCTAGGAGTACTAAGTCGAGACTACGCAAAGGGTTGATGAAAGTTGGTACTGACTTGAGAATACTTCTCTCTGGCACTTTGTTTCAAAACAACTTCTGTGAGTACTTCAACACTTTGTGTCTAGCTAGACCAAAGTTTGTTCATGAAGTTCTAATGGAGTTGGATCAGAAGTTCAAGGCGAATCAAGGCGTGAATAAAGCGCCTCACCTTCTTGAGAACAGAGCTCGTAAGTTCTTTCTTGATAACATCGCCAAGAAGATTGACGCGGGTGTGGGAGATGAACGTCTTCAAGGTCTCAACATGCTGAGGAACATGACTACTAGCTTCATTGATAACTATGAAGGAAGTGGCGGCGGCGATGCTCTTCCCGGTTTGCAGATCTATACGTTGTTGATGAACTCAACGGATATACAGCATAAGATCCTCACAAAGCTTGGAAACGTGATGGCGTCTTATCACGGGTTTCTACTAGAGCTCGAGCTTCTTGTTACATTAGCAGCTATACATCCTTGGTTGGTCAAGACCTCAGCCTGTTGCGCCAAGTTCTTGAACGCGCAAGAACTTTTAGAGATCGAAAAGCTCAAGCACGACGCGAAGAAAGGATCTAAAGTCATGTTTGTGCTTAACCTAGTGTTCAGAGTGGTCAAGAGGGAGAAGATCTTGATCTTCTGCCACAACATTGCACCGATCCGTCTGTTTATAGAACTGTTTGAGAGCATTTTCAGGTGGCAGAGAGGGAGAGAGATCTTGACCTTAACGGGTGATCAAGAGCTTTTCGAGAGAGGTAGAGTGATAGACAAGTTTGAAGAGCCTGGAAACCCATCAAGAGTCTTGTTAGCTTCGATCACGGCTTGCGCAGAAGGGATTAGCTTAACCGCGGCGTCAAGGGTTATCATGCTTGACTCGGAGTGGAACCCTTCGAAGACAAAGCAAGCCATAGCTCGTGCGTTCAGACCGGGACAGCAGAAAGTTGTGTATGTTTATCAGCTCTTGTCTAGAGGAACGTTGGAGGAAGACAAGTACAAGAGGACGACGTGGAAAGAATGGGTTTCGAGTATGATATTTAGTGAGGAGTTTGTTGAGGATCCGTCTCTTTGGCAAGCTGAGAAGATTGAAGATGATGTTCTTAGAGAGATCGTTGGGGAAGATAGAGTTAAATCTTTCCATATGATCATGAAGAATGAGAAGGCTTCAACAGGGTGA
- the LOC106316941 gene encoding calcineurin B-like protein 5 isoform X1: MGCVCSKHLGGTRTRHENISLLASQTFFSDAEVEVLHELFTKLTSCVSSDNLITKEGFQFILTKDTKRRSLSTERMFGLFDMRNDEAIDFGEFVHSLNIFHPNSTQRDKALFAFRLYDTRQTGFIEPEEVKEMIIDVLEESELMLTESIIDSIVSKTFEEADRKKDGKIDLEEWENFVARHPLILKNMTIPFLKDLPRTFPSFLQ, translated from the exons ATGGGATGTGTTTGCAGTAAGCACTTAGGAGGAACAAGAACAAGGCATGAAAACATCTCGCTTCTTGCTTCTCAAACCTTTT TTAGCGATGCTGAGGTTGAAGTTCTACATGAATTGTTCACCAAACTCACTTCTTGTGTCAGCAGCGACAACCTTATAACCAAA GAAGGTTTTCAGTTTATCTTAACCAAGGACACCAAGAGACGAAGTCTTTCTACGGAGCGG ATGTTTGGATTGTTCGATATGAGAAACGATGAGGCAATTGATTTTGGAGAGTTTGTACACTCTCTCAACATTTTCCATCCGAACTCCACCCAAAGAGATAAAGCCTTAT TTGCATTTCGGCTATATGATACTCGTCAGACTGGATTTATTGAACCGGAAGAG GTGAAAGAGATGATAATAGACGTTCTAGAGGAATCAGAACTGATGCTAACCGAGAGTATCATCGACTCGATTGTGTCTAAG ACATTTGAAGAGGCGGACAGGAAGAAAGATGGGAAAATAGATTTGGAAGAATGGGAGAACTTTGTGGCCAGGCATCCTTTGATTCTCAAGAACATGACCATCCCTTTCTTGAA GGACTTACCACGAACTTTTCCAAGCTTTCTCCAATAA
- the LOC106316941 gene encoding calcineurin B-like protein 5 isoform X2, with protein sequence MGCVCSKHLGGTRTRHENISLLASQTFFSDAEVEVLHELFTKLTSCVSSDNLITKEGFQFILTKDTKRRSLSTERMFGLFDMRNDEAIDFGEFVHSLNIFHPNSTQRDKALFAFRLYDTRQTGFIEPEEVKEMIIDVLEESELMLTESIIDSIVSKWEIDISLNFADI encoded by the exons ATGGGATGTGTTTGCAGTAAGCACTTAGGAGGAACAAGAACAAGGCATGAAAACATCTCGCTTCTTGCTTCTCAAACCTTTT TTAGCGATGCTGAGGTTGAAGTTCTACATGAATTGTTCACCAAACTCACTTCTTGTGTCAGCAGCGACAACCTTATAACCAAA GAAGGTTTTCAGTTTATCTTAACCAAGGACACCAAGAGACGAAGTCTTTCTACGGAGCGG ATGTTTGGATTGTTCGATATGAGAAACGATGAGGCAATTGATTTTGGAGAGTTTGTACACTCTCTCAACATTTTCCATCCGAACTCCACCCAAAGAGATAAAGCCTTAT TTGCATTTCGGCTATATGATACTCGTCAGACTGGATTTATTGAACCGGAAGAG GTGAAAGAGATGATAATAGACGTTCTAGAGGAATCAGAACTGATGCTAACCGAGAGTATCATCGACTCGATTGTGTCTAAG TGGGAGATCGATATCTCACTAAATTTTGCAGACATTTGA
- the LOC106315653 gene encoding codeine O-demethylase → MEKPKFKTVQEVIASGEGLPERYLHTPTTESQPLDAPVPEMDIPAIDLILLLSPSEYGRQELSKLHSALSTWGVVQVMNHGMTEAFLENIYELTKQFFALPTEEKQKYAREIGSIQGYGNDMILSDDQVLDWIDRLYLTTYPEDQRKLHFWSEIPAGFRETLHEYTMKQQVVIEQFFKGMARSLELDENCFLDMYGENAMMDTRFNLYPPCPRPDKVIGVKPHADGSAFTLLLPDKDVEGLQFLKDGKWYKAPIVPDTILINVGDQIEIMSNGIYKSPVHRVVTNREKERISVATFCVPGADQEIQPVDALVTETRPRLYKTVKKYVEFYFEYYQQGRRPIEAALI, encoded by the exons ATGGAGAAGCCAAAGTTCAAGACTGTTCAAGAGGTGATTGCATCCGGCGAAGGACTACCGGAAAGATATCTCCACACACCCACTACCGAAAGTCAACCACTTGACGCTCCCGTGCCGGAGATGGATATTCCGGCCATCGATCTCATCCTTCTCCTGTCTCCTTCTGAGTACGGTCGACAAGAGTTGAGTAAGCTTCACTCTGCGCTCTCTACATGGGGCGTTGTTCAG GTGATGAATCATGGAATGACAGAAGCGTTTCTTGAAAATATCTACGAGCTGACCAAGCAGTTCTTTGCGCTTCCGACCGAAGAGAAACAAAAGTACGCTAGAGAGATTGGTAGTATTCAAGGATACGGTAACGACATGATTCTGTCTGATGATCAAGTTCTTGATTGGATCGACCGTTTGTATCTCACTACTTACCCTGAAGATCAACGTAAACTTCACTTCTGGTCTGAGATTCCAGCTGGTTTCAG GGAAACTTTACATGAATATACAATGAAGCAACAAGTAGTGATTGAGCAGTTCTTTAAAGGCATGGCAAGATCGTTGGAACTAGATGAGAATTGCTTTCTAGACATGTATGGAGAAAACGCTATGATGGATACAAGATTTAACTTGTATCCACCATGTCCAAGGCCAGACAAGGTTATTGGTGTCAAACCACATGCTGATGGCTCTGCTTTCACTCTTCTCTTACCTGACAAAGACGTGGAAGGGCTTCAGTTCTTGAAAGATGGCAAGTGGTATAAAGCTCCTATCGTTCCTGATACTATTCTGATCAATGTTGGAGATCAGATCGAG ATAATGAGCAATGGGATATACAAGAGTCCGGTTCATAGAGTGGTGACTAACAGGGAAAAGGAAAGGATATCTGTTGCAACGTTTTGTGTTCCTGGTGCGGACCAAGAGATTCAACCTGTAGATGCGCTTGTGACCGAGACAAGACCAAGATTGTATAAGACAGTTAAGAAGTATGTTGAGTTCTACTTTGAATACTATCAACAGGGTCGAAGACCGATCGAAGCTGCTTTGATCTGA